One window of the Pedobacter ginsengisoli genome contains the following:
- a CDS encoding PP2C family protein-serine/threonine phosphatase: MDRNYFGLTDTGKVRDNNEDTFIAEPTTANDLVIACVIDGVGGYSGGEIASGIARQSILQHVNSQRKDLSSLMKDAIIAADEQIMAEKQKVKEHENMACVLTLAVIDLQKNLLYYAHVGDTRLYLFRDGSLIKISKDQSFVGFMEDSGRLTEEQAMSHPKRNEINKALGFGAKIAAQDDYIETGQSPFLPGDMLLLCSDGLSDMVNRQGITGILTKKTTLQEKATELIQAANNNGGRDNITVVLVKNDKQSLIHEATKPVVKTERPRPVVNHQPNILTTTSKDVAVQKEITTVAIPVVQKKSKGLLILLSVLCIIFLSFALYLLWQNNTRSNAIKQQKLAAIQPIRNEQEAKLQDTINKLIGNTLIISDSLFKSPIILNEDIHFNKDTLFIIAKTPIVIRSDSAYKGAAVSIKPISKYVFLENITFENFQTAILSQNNVLQLKNVQFNNCVNSIQATYNLPANKYIQGKIPASSFKTDSLPTPASH; encoded by the coding sequence ATGGATAGAAATTACTTTGGACTAACCGATACAGGAAAAGTAAGAGATAATAACGAGGATACCTTTATTGCCGAACCTACGACAGCAAATGATCTTGTTATTGCCTGTGTTATAGACGGGGTTGGGGGTTATTCTGGAGGTGAGATTGCTTCGGGGATTGCAAGACAATCAATTTTACAACACGTGAACAGTCAGCGCAAGGATTTGTCTTCGTTAATGAAGGATGCCATTATTGCTGCCGACGAACAGATTATGGCCGAAAAGCAAAAAGTAAAAGAACATGAAAACATGGCCTGTGTACTTACGCTTGCTGTTATTGATCTTCAAAAAAATCTGCTTTACTACGCGCATGTTGGCGATACCAGATTATATTTATTTCGCGATGGGTCATTAATTAAAATATCAAAAGACCAATCATTTGTGGGCTTCATGGAAGATAGTGGGCGACTAACTGAAGAACAGGCCATGAGCCACCCCAAGCGTAATGAAATTAATAAAGCCCTGGGGTTCGGAGCAAAAATAGCAGCACAGGATGATTATATAGAAACCGGCCAATCTCCTTTCCTTCCGGGTGATATGTTGCTGCTTTGCAGTGATGGCTTATCTGACATGGTTAACAGACAAGGAATTACAGGCATTCTAACCAAAAAAACAACCTTACAGGAAAAAGCAACTGAACTTATACAAGCTGCGAATAATAATGGTGGAAGAGATAACATTACGGTTGTTTTAGTTAAAAACGATAAGCAATCGCTGATACATGAAGCTACAAAACCGGTTGTAAAAACAGAAAGACCAAGACCGGTGGTTAACCATCAACCTAATATATTAACCACTACCAGCAAGGATGTTGCTGTACAAAAAGAGATTACCACGGTTGCTATCCCTGTTGTGCAGAAAAAAAGTAAAGGCTTGTTAATTCTGCTATCTGTATTATGCATTATTTTTCTGTCCTTTGCGCTGTATCTGCTTTGGCAAAACAATACCCGTTCCAATGCCATTAAGCAACAAAAGCTAGCAGCCATACAGCCAATTCGCAATGAGCAAGAGGCAAAACTTCAAGACACCATAAACAAACTGATTGGCAACACACTAATCATCTCAGATTCATTATTCAAATCACCAATTATCCTAAACGAGGATATACATTTCAATAAGGATACCCTTTTCATAATTGCAAAAACACCTATTGTCATCAGAAGTGATTCTGCATATAAAGGCGCTGCTGTTTCAATTAAACCTATCAGCAAGTATGTGTTTTTGGAGAACATTACCTTCGAGAATTTCCAGACTGCAATATTATCGCAAAACAATGTGTTACAGTTAAAAAATGTACAGTTCAACAATTGTGTAAATTCCATACAAGCTACGTATAACCTGCCCGCCAATAAGTATATACAGGGAAAAATACCAGCCAGTTCTTTTAAAACAGATTCATTACCAACCCCTGCAAGTCATTAG
- a CDS encoding OmpA family protein, producing MKITKTISLLTVIGFLSISMYSCKTKKVVAKPNPVPVEKPAPVEETKPAPAPAPEPEKPAPAPEPDFNFKNIQFEFNSDVLKTASFPILDKAVAEIKKDPNAKFILNGHSSAEGTPARNMSLSVDRANAVKSYLVNAGLNASSFTVKGFGESQPVTSNATEAGRILNRRVEIKADN from the coding sequence ATGAAAATTACAAAAACAATTTCGCTCCTGACAGTTATCGGATTTTTATCAATCTCGATGTATTCGTGTAAAACAAAGAAAGTAGTAGCGAAACCAAATCCTGTTCCGGTAGAAAAGCCTGCTCCAGTTGAAGAAACAAAACCTGCTCCAGCGCCAGCACCAGAGCCAGAAAAACCTGCTCCAGCACCTGAACCAGATTTTAACTTCAAAAACATTCAGTTTGAATTTAACTCTGATGTACTAAAAACGGCTTCTTTCCCAATTTTAGACAAAGCAGTTGCTGAGATTAAAAAGGATCCTAATGCTAAATTTATCTTAAACGGTCACTCTTCAGCAGAAGGAACTCCGGCAAGAAATATGTCATTATCTGTTGACAGAGCAAATGCAGTAAAATCTTACCTTGTTAATGCAGGTTTAAATGCATCTAGTTTTACCGTTAAAGGTTTTGGTGAAAGTCAGCCTGTAACTTCAAATGCAACAGAAGCAGGAAGAATCCTGAACAGACGTGTAGAAATTAAAGCAGACAACTAA
- a CDS encoding FtsW/RodA/SpoVE family cell cycle protein, with translation MESRKIERTFIILITIVLGTLFFTLFNTLQRNFADVGSRLGNGTMMDLNAKNPGERIKTLLEKGYYFEDKKDVNLIAQAVAKGVKSFKEPLDNVGELNKSKFFVEADYAFASGGQNFKKRASDSRALLGYTGDDSLRFTQERNRPPQLPAQTDLKLGVHSISGKIIDTANKAVSGVLIKLQMIVPQDSAYIDDEVEVKSAGLTSYVRTDANGNFAFLNLPEDKAFELLPLKPGFQFGRSQGIQELQKDVSFTFKQTQHTIRLFSARDFKILKKEKSLIVRSPDEFNKWFWIITGSFFAGFFLLHFLLSIKFPRADQLILPIIMLMTGFSFIALLSLQDPLRDRFLAKDTLIFFGMGVFAIVILMLIKFRKFNVDSRFYRMLVLNKNSGKANGWQWAGLALGLLALTIVFGSGPEGSGVKVNLFGVQPSEIVKYAIILFLAGFFASNERFITEYRSWQKRWYFFSFALVAMGTAILMYLILGDLGPAMVVCFTFIILFSFSRGDFMMMLIAIITYTLTVWFLNIWIASLVTVILIGLAMLLNKKQTSESAIMVIMIIAGFLLIDQIPYLDKLIPGPVNRLTERKSIWQDPWNNEVYGGDQVANGIWAMSGGGLTGQGVGEGFAKTIPEAHTDMILPAIGEEFGWTGIVSIFVLFLIFLNRSIIIGRQTGTPFLFYLCAGIGISMFVQFLLIAGGSTGALPLSGVALPFISYGGSSLVANMMAAGILLSVSLIRGTDVQMAFITKQQDKNLVPALLSASIAVLLLTITISRYIANNKKWVVQPSLVADRSGSRMFSYNPRIAILMNKLEAGQLYDRKGRVLATSNPDYVRKQADTLKTSGVSYNLDSAMHKRVDRYYPFEEQTFFWVGDANTGVFNGSTNGYFAEYEHAAELRGFHTPVTSFNTKANKYREDRFLPRGVKEMTVSKRDYAALAPLLLAGINSSEVESFKKRNRDVKLTIDARLQSAIQHSVALDTSLTKSRVSVVIMEDLTGDVLASSVYPLPPIKDWELLTMTTNDQNKLAGWYTNADLGFTYATQPGSTAKVLTAMAAFNKLGINAAKRSFTVSSFERIRTKGIEPDETGNITLERAIVNSNNVYFIKLANEEHLQEDMATLYMKTGMFLRGVGGYYFDKDTSNAKQENKWMNLWRKTEFNTKPKYDPSNIRRTRAKGISGMAWGQGELIATPASVARLVSGVANKGTLVANRYVLKISDSTTKVNPGIKLANDPQYAALLTDYMLKQSANKRYTLGITVAGKTGTPERIWKKERINDGWYVFFAPKKSGPGHVVVCIRIESTKGSSRAVQLAGKHVVPILLNLGYIKDFKPPVVKPVAKENIVVKKDSIN, from the coding sequence ATGGAGAGCAGAAAAATAGAACGCACTTTTATTATACTGATTACCATCGTATTAGGAACATTATTCTTTACACTTTTTAATACACTGCAACGTAATTTTGCCGATGTGGGTTCCCGCTTAGGCAATGGGACGATGATGGATCTGAATGCCAAAAACCCTGGTGAACGCATAAAAACCTTACTCGAAAAAGGCTATTACTTTGAAGACAAAAAAGATGTTAACCTGATAGCGCAGGCAGTTGCAAAGGGAGTTAAATCATTCAAGGAGCCGCTTGATAACGTTGGGGAACTAAATAAAAGTAAATTCTTTGTAGAGGCGGATTATGCTTTTGCCTCTGGAGGACAAAATTTCAAAAAAAGAGCTAGCGACTCGCGTGCATTACTTGGGTATACCGGAGACGACTCTTTGCGTTTTACCCAGGAAAGAAACCGGCCTCCTCAGTTACCTGCTCAAACCGACCTTAAACTAGGAGTCCATAGCATATCGGGTAAGATTATAGATACTGCCAATAAAGCTGTATCCGGCGTTCTGATAAAATTACAAATGATAGTTCCTCAGGACAGTGCTTATATTGATGATGAAGTAGAAGTAAAATCGGCAGGCTTAACATCATACGTAAGAACTGATGCCAACGGCAATTTCGCCTTCCTGAATTTACCAGAGGATAAAGCTTTTGAGCTGCTGCCGCTAAAACCCGGCTTCCAGTTCGGAAGATCTCAAGGTATACAAGAACTTCAAAAAGATGTTTCATTTACGTTCAAACAAACACAACACACTATCAGGCTCTTTTCGGCAAGAGATTTTAAGATCCTTAAGAAGGAAAAGTCTTTAATTGTACGTTCTCCTGACGAATTTAATAAGTGGTTCTGGATCATCACGGGAAGTTTCTTTGCGGGGTTTTTCTTACTGCATTTCCTGTTAAGCATTAAATTCCCTCGGGCAGACCAGCTGATTTTACCCATCATTATGCTAATGACAGGGTTTTCATTTATAGCCTTACTTAGCCTGCAAGATCCATTGAGAGACCGCTTTTTAGCCAAAGATACTCTTATTTTTTTCGGAATGGGGGTTTTCGCTATTGTTATACTAATGCTTATTAAATTCAGGAAATTTAATGTCGACTCCAGATTTTACCGGATGCTTGTACTTAATAAAAACTCAGGAAAAGCAAACGGATGGCAATGGGCCGGGCTGGCACTTGGGCTATTAGCCCTAACCATAGTTTTTGGAAGTGGCCCCGAAGGCAGTGGTGTAAAAGTAAACCTATTTGGCGTGCAGCCAAGCGAGATCGTAAAATATGCTATCATTTTATTCTTAGCAGGCTTTTTTGCCAGTAATGAACGCTTTATTACAGAATACCGAAGCTGGCAAAAAAGATGGTATTTCTTCTCATTTGCACTTGTTGCAATGGGCACTGCTATACTTATGTACCTGATCCTGGGCGATCTGGGTCCTGCAATGGTAGTGTGTTTTACATTTATCATTCTATTTTCTTTTTCGCGTGGCGATTTCATGATGATGCTCATTGCCATCATTACTTACACACTAACCGTCTGGTTTTTGAATATTTGGATCGCCAGTCTGGTTACTGTTATATTGATTGGACTAGCCATGCTGCTCAATAAAAAACAGACCAGCGAATCGGCAATAATGGTAATCATGATCATTGCAGGCTTCCTGCTGATAGACCAGATCCCTTATCTCGATAAGCTTATCCCGGGCCCCGTTAACCGGCTTACAGAGCGTAAATCTATCTGGCAGGATCCATGGAACAATGAAGTATACGGCGGCGATCAGGTAGCAAATGGTATCTGGGCTATGTCGGGCGGAGGTTTAACCGGCCAGGGTGTTGGCGAAGGCTTTGCTAAAACAATACCAGAGGCACATACCGACATGATACTGCCAGCCATAGGCGAAGAATTCGGGTGGACAGGCATTGTAAGTATATTCGTATTATTTCTCATTTTCCTTAACAGATCAATAATTATAGGTAGGCAAACAGGAACTCCTTTTCTATTTTATCTCTGTGCAGGCATCGGGATAAGTATGTTCGTGCAATTTCTGCTCATTGCAGGTGGCTCTACAGGCGCCCTACCCCTTTCGGGTGTTGCATTACCATTTATCAGCTATGGCGGATCTTCACTGGTTGCAAATATGATGGCGGCAGGTATTTTGCTTTCCGTTTCTTTAATCAGGGGAACTGATGTACAGATGGCGTTTATCACTAAACAGCAAGACAAGAATCTGGTTCCTGCACTTTTATCCGCCAGTATAGCGGTATTGCTTTTAACCATTACCATATCAAGATATATCGCTAATAATAAGAAATGGGTAGTACAGCCGTCACTTGTGGCCGACCGAAGTGGATCCCGGATGTTTAGCTACAACCCCCGCATTGCAATTCTAATGAACAAATTAGAAGCAGGTCAGCTATACGACAGAAAAGGAAGAGTTCTGGCTACCAGCAATCCTGATTATGTCAGAAAACAAGCAGACACATTAAAAACATCAGGTGTCAGCTACAACCTCGATTCCGCAATGCATAAACGGGTCGACAGATATTATCCCTTTGAAGAGCAAACTTTTTTCTGGGTAGGCGATGCAAATACAGGTGTATTTAACGGAAGTACAAACGGATACTTTGCTGAATATGAACATGCCGCAGAACTCAGAGGTTTCCACACACCTGTTACCTCTTTCAATACAAAAGCGAATAAATACAGGGAAGATCGCTTTCTGCCCAGAGGGGTAAAAGAGATGACTGTAAGTAAAAGGGATTATGCGGCCCTGGCCCCTTTACTGCTAGCCGGGATCAACAGCAGTGAGGTTGAATCTTTCAAAAAAAGAAACAGAGATGTTAAACTTACCATCGATGCCAGGTTACAATCAGCCATTCAGCATTCTGTTGCTCTGGATACTTCATTAACAAAAAGTAGGGTTTCAGTCGTGATCATGGAAGATTTAACCGGAGATGTATTGGCATCCTCGGTTTACCCCTTACCACCTATTAAAGATTGGGAGCTTCTAACCATGACTACCAACGATCAGAACAAGTTAGCCGGCTGGTATACCAACGCAGATCTTGGTTTTACATATGCAACACAGCCCGGTTCTACTGCAAAGGTTTTAACAGCAATGGCCGCCTTCAATAAATTAGGCATTAACGCAGCTAAAAGATCCTTTACGGTAAGTTCCTTTGAAAGGATCAGAACCAAAGGGATAGAACCCGACGAAACAGGGAACATTACGCTGGAACGGGCAATTGTAAACTCCAACAATGTTTATTTTATTAAATTAGCTAACGAAGAGCATTTACAGGAAGACATGGCCACTTTGTATATGAAAACGGGAATGTTCCTTAGAGGTGTTGGTGGTTATTACTTTGACAAAGACACCAGTAACGCAAAACAGGAGAATAAATGGATGAATCTTTGGCGTAAAACTGAGTTTAATACCAAACCGAAATACGATCCGTCAAATATTCGACGCACCCGGGCTAAAGGTATTTCCGGAATGGCCTGGGGCCAGGGCGAGCTGATAGCTACCCCTGCTTCTGTGGCAAGGTTAGTATCCGGAGTGGCCAATAAGGGAACTTTAGTTGCCAATCGTTATGTTTTAAAGATCAGCGATTCCACCACAAAAGTTAATCCGGGCATTAAACTGGCCAATGACCCGCAATATGCGGCTCTACTTACAGATTATATGCTTAAGCAAAGTGCCAATAAGCGGTACACCTTGGGCATTACAGTAGCGGGTAAAACAGGAACACCAGAAAGGATCTGGAAAAAAGAGCGGATTAATGACGGCTGGTATGTATTCTTTGCACCAAAAAAATCAGGTCCTGGTCATGTGGTTGTATGTATCCGTATAGAGTCTACCAAAGGCTCAAGCAGGGCCGTACAACTTGCCGGAAAACATGTTGTCCCAATATTATTGAACCTAGGTTACATTAAAGATTTTAAGCCACCGGTTGTTAAACCAGTAGCAAAAGAAAACATAGTAGTAAAAAAAGACAGCATCAACTAG